The genomic segment TTCGCATTTGGTTTTACTGTCACAGCCTTTGCAGTTTTCGCACTTTTTACAGTTTTCGCATTTAGCTTTACCGTCACAACCTTTACAGTTTTCACACTTTTTACAGTTTTCGCATTTAGCTTTACCGTCACAGCCTTTACAGTTTTCACACTTTTTACAGTTTTCGCATTTGGCTTTACCGTCACAGCCTTTGCAGTTTTCACACTTTTTACAGTTTTCGCATTTGGCTTTACCGTCACAACCTTTGCAGTGGCCTTTATTAGGGCAGTGATCACCGTCGGTTTTATGGGTCTGCTCTAAGTTCATTCCACATTTAGGACAAGTATCTCCAGCGTTACCTGTGACTTCGGGATGCATAGGGCAAACATGTGATTGATGCTGCTCGCTAACGTGATGTGCGGCTGTGGCGACTTGCACAGTAGAGCTAATTAAAAAGAGGCTCAGTACGATATAGATAATATTTTTCATTGCTTAACTCCATGAAATAGTCGGACGATAACCTGCGTCGTTTCGTCCGTAAATTGTCGTTTGTGTAGATATAAAAGTGTTATTAGTCGTTGTTACTAAAACGGTTTTATAACATTAACTGATAGGCGGCTTAAATGCTTGCGACGCATCGATTGATTGAAAGTAAGGCTGGGGAGTGACAATGACATGCCCCAGATTTTGATTGAAATGCCAAGGCGTTTGAATGGATAAGGTATCTGCTAGGCTGATATATAAGCAATTTTCACAATTTAATTGACAAGTATTATTGCTTTGGCAACTAACTGTTTGTTGGTTTTTTTCATGTTCATGCTGACAGTTTGAACAAGCTTGGCATGATGTGTCGCTTGCCTCTTGATGATGGCTAGACGTTATTACTGAAGTTGAAATTGATGTTTGAGTTGATGGGGTATTGCCCTTAGGTGTCATTGTTGTTGGATTAGCAAATACCAGCTGACTGAAGAGCGTCAGTAAAGTAACAAGGTATATCAACGGATGACGTAAAAGGGTATGCATATCAATTCCATAAAAAAGATGTTTGGAGCTTATCACCATTTTTTTACGTGGAATCTGACCCAATTCACAGTTACAAACACTGTGACAGTGAAGGTATAAACATCGATTCAATTTGTTACCTTGATCACTCTTATCGACGAATTCATCGCAAAAATCGTCACAAAAAAAGCCGTAGCAACACGCTACGGCTATAAATGCCTAATGCCTTTGTATGGGGGTTGGTATCAGGCTGGGCGACGATTATTCTTCGGCTGTAATTAGCTCGAACTCATTACTCGCCTTAGCCCCATGAATCAAAATGGCCACTTTATATTGCTCGACAGCGCCTGCAGCAGCTTTACTATCAAGGTCTAAGTCAGTGGCATTAAAGGTATATTGCCCAGCAATATCTGTTTCGGTTAATACCCCATTACATGCATCTTCAGTACTCGTATCACAGCTATAATTTTGACTCACATGCCAACGCTTCCATGCTTTAGCATTATTAGACCCAGAAATAGGATAACCAAAATACATAATCTGATAACTAGAGGCATCGGTTATTGCTTTGTCTTCATCATTTGTCAAAGTAAAAGTGAGTGTGCCAGAGTCGGTGTCGAATGTTTCTAATGTTAACGTTACCGCTTCTGCTTCATCAATGGCTACAGATTCACTGACGGGTGGATCAACAGGATCAGTTACCGGTGGTTCAACTACAGGCGGATCGACAGGTTCAGTTGTATTGTCATCATCACTACAACCTATGAGTAGCAGTGAGCTCGTTAATAAGGCGCTCAAAAGTTTGCGTTTCATGATGGGCTCCTTAATTGAAATGTCCGGTATGACAAGTTTCACACTCTAAATCGCCTTTAACACTCGCTGCTGAGCCCATAGTGTCACTTGTGCCGTGGCAAGATTGACAACTTGCTGTTGCTTCTGATGCCATAGATTCTGGTAATACGCCAATATCTTCTCCAGCGTATGCACGATTGAGCAAATCGACGATGTAGTAGGCCATGCTCGCTGATAGACGTTTACAACGTTCGCCTTTTTCAACAAAAGGTTTGCCGCCATTGATTGCTGACCAGTTACTGATTGATGAGTGACATAATGGACTGTTGGCGATAGAAGTAAGGCCGACTAACAGGCTTTTTTCCGCAGTTGATCCAATACCAGCAACAAACTCATCAGAAGAAAGTGGAAGATCTTCTCTTTCGTAATATCTAAATGATGCGCTGATGACCGCTGAATTTTGATCGTTAATATCATCAAGGATATTAATCAGCATCCCTGCGGCATTTAAGTTGCCGCAAATGGTGCCTTGACCAACAATACCTGCCCAGCCGTAACCAGCTAATGCTGTAGGGATTGAGGCAAAGTTAGCCGCATCTGCACTTGATGACTCTGCAAGTTTAGTAATAATGGCGTGAAAAACTTGATGCATACAGCCCCCACCTGTTTCGTAGGCGAG from the Shewanella japonica genome contains:
- a CDS encoding cytochrome c3 family protein, which codes for MSITRRQALTQIIGISSVAAGATLVGTSAFAATDADGNFRLELGDKLKYVPLDAMATAKLAYETGGGCMHQVFHAIITKLAESSSADAANFASIPTALAGYGWAGIVGQGTICGNLNAAGMLINILDDINDQNSAVISASFRYYEREDLPLSSDEFVAGIGSTAEKSLLVGLTSIANSPLCHSSISNWSAINGGKPFVEKGERCKRLSASMAYYIVDLLNRAYAGEDIGVLPESMASEATASCQSCHGTSDTMGSAASVKGDLECETCHTGHFN
- a CDS encoding heavy metal-binding domain-containing protein; this translates as MKNIIYIVLSLFLISSTVQVATAAHHVSEQHQSHVCPMHPEVTGNAGDTCPKCGMNLEQTHKTDGDHCPNKGHCKGCDGKAKCENCKKCENCKGCDGKAKCENCKKCENCKGCDGKAKCENCKKCENCKGCDGKAKCENCKKCENCKGCDSKTKCENCKKCENCKQCENCKGCDGKAKCKNCKKCENCKGCNGKANCDNCKKCADKANCKCCSAKHAHKDHKTKQHTHACPMNASITGVEGDSCPKCGMKLMPMSAEKTEHAHH